From Providencia sp. R33, a single genomic window includes:
- the ppc gene encoding phosphoenolpyruvate carboxylase, whose protein sequence is MNQQYSAMRSNVSMLGKLLGDTIKEALGEDILDKVESIRKLSKSSRAGNEVQRQKLLMTLQNLSNDELLPVARAFNQFLNLTNVAEQYHSISPHGEAASNPVALKKLFSRLKDKSFTDNDIQKAVEQLSIELVLTAHPTEIARRTLIHKLVEVNNCLSQLDHDDIADYERNNIMRRLRQLVAQSWHTDEIRKIRPTPIDEAKWGFAVVENSLWEGVPAFLREFNEQLEESIGAVLPVEANPIRFTSWMGGDRDGNPNVTAEVTRHVLLLSRWKAADLFLKDIQVLVSELSMTEATPELRALAGGDDVDEPYRQIAKNLRSQLFSTLEYLERRVKGEQVLPPADLLTDNAQLWDPLYACYQSLIACNMKIIANGQLLDTLRRIRSFGLQLVRIDVRQESTRHTDAIAELTQYLGLGDYAQWSEEEKQQFLLTELQSRRPLIPQDWQPSAETQEVFETCRVIAKAKNDSIAAYVISMAKVPSDVLAVKLLLKEAGASIRLPVAPLFETLEDLNNAESVMTKLLSIEWYRELIDDRQMVMIGYSDSAKDAGVMAASWAQYRAQDALIKLCEKEGVTLTLFHGRGGTIGRGGAPAHSALLSQPPGSLKGGLRVTEQGEMIRFKFGLPQVTISSLALYASAILEANLLPPPEPKNEWKSVMDSLSDVSCAMYRDYVREQPDFVPYFRAATPEQELAKLPLGSRPAKRRPTGGVETLRAIPWIFAWTQNRLMLPAWLGAGAALKHVIEQEGKQSVLDEMWQQWPFFNTRIAMLEMVYAKADLWLAEYYDHRLVEERLWPLGQKLRDQLSDDIKSVLAVSKDEALMADLPWIAESIALRNVYTDPLNVLQAELLHRSRQQEHPDPRVEQALMVTIAGVAAGMRNTG, encoded by the coding sequence ATGAATCAGCAATATTCCGCAATGCGCAGTAATGTCAGTATGCTGGGTAAGCTACTCGGCGATACCATCAAGGAAGCACTAGGCGAGGACATACTTGATAAAGTTGAATCCATTCGTAAGCTTTCCAAATCTTCCCGTGCAGGTAATGAAGTTCAGCGCCAAAAGTTGCTGATGACATTGCAAAACCTCTCGAATGATGAATTGCTTCCCGTTGCAAGGGCATTTAACCAATTTTTAAACCTGACTAACGTGGCTGAGCAATATCACAGTATTTCTCCACATGGTGAAGCCGCTAGCAACCCTGTGGCATTGAAAAAATTATTTAGTCGCTTAAAAGACAAAAGTTTTACCGATAACGATATTCAAAAAGCGGTGGAGCAGCTATCCATTGAGCTAGTGTTAACCGCGCACCCGACTGAAATTGCGCGTCGTACACTGATCCACAAATTGGTTGAGGTGAATAATTGCTTATCGCAACTCGACCACGACGATATTGCTGACTATGAACGCAATAACATCATGCGCCGTTTGCGTCAATTAGTGGCTCAATCATGGCATACAGATGAAATCCGTAAAATTCGTCCAACGCCAATTGATGAAGCAAAATGGGGCTTTGCTGTTGTTGAAAATTCGCTGTGGGAAGGTGTACCGGCGTTTTTGCGTGAGTTTAATGAGCAACTGGAAGAGTCTATCGGGGCTGTTCTCCCTGTCGAAGCCAACCCAATCCGCTTTACATCATGGATGGGCGGCGACCGCGACGGTAACCCAAATGTGACAGCAGAGGTTACTCGTCACGTGTTGCTATTAAGCCGTTGGAAAGCCGCCGATTTATTCCTGAAAGATATTCAGGTGCTGGTGTCTGAGCTGTCCATGACGGAAGCCACGCCTGAACTGCGTGCTTTAGCGGGTGGGGATGATGTCGACGAGCCATATCGCCAAATCGCGAAAAACCTGCGTAGCCAATTATTCTCTACTTTAGAGTATTTAGAGCGCCGGGTGAAAGGCGAACAAGTTCTGCCACCAGCAGACCTGTTAACGGATAATGCCCAGTTATGGGACCCACTATACGCTTGTTATCAATCATTAATTGCCTGCAATATGAAAATTATTGCCAATGGCCAGTTGCTGGATACCTTACGCCGCATTCGTAGCTTTGGTTTGCAACTGGTACGCATTGATGTGCGCCAAGAGAGTACGCGTCATACGGATGCAATTGCAGAACTCACTCAATATTTAGGGTTGGGTGACTATGCACAGTGGTCTGAAGAGGAAAAACAACAATTCCTGTTAACGGAATTGCAGTCCCGTCGTCCATTGATCCCACAAGATTGGCAGCCAAGCGCAGAAACTCAGGAAGTGTTTGAAACGTGCCGCGTGATCGCGAAAGCGAAAAATGACTCTATCGCAGCGTACGTCATTTCAATGGCAAAAGTGCCTTCGGATGTTTTAGCGGTAAAATTATTGCTAAAAGAAGCGGGCGCGTCTATTCGCCTGCCTGTCGCACCGTTATTTGAAACCCTTGAGGACTTAAATAACGCCGAAAGCGTTATGACAAAACTGTTAAGCATTGAATGGTATCGTGAGCTTATCGACGACCGCCAAATGGTAATGATTGGCTACTCAGACTCCGCGAAAGATGCGGGTGTGATGGCGGCATCCTGGGCGCAATACCGTGCGCAAGATGCGTTAATCAAACTGTGTGAAAAAGAAGGCGTGACGCTAACGTTATTCCACGGCCGTGGCGGCACCATTGGTCGCGGCGGTGCGCCGGCACATTCTGCGTTACTGTCCCAACCACCGGGAAGCTTAAAAGGTGGTTTACGTGTGACTGAGCAAGGGGAAATGATCCGCTTTAAGTTCGGTCTACCACAAGTCACGATAAGCAGCCTTGCGCTGTATGCAAGTGCGATTTTAGAAGCGAATTTATTACCACCACCAGAGCCAAAAAATGAGTGGAAATCTGTTATGGATTCGCTGTCTGATGTGTCTTGCGCGATGTACCGTGATTATGTGCGTGAGCAACCGGATTTTGTCCCGTATTTCCGTGCGGCAACACCAGAGCAAGAGCTTGCTAAATTACCATTAGGCTCACGCCCTGCTAAACGTCGCCCAACGGGTGGTGTAGAAACCTTGCGTGCCATTCCATGGATTTTTGCATGGACACAAAACCGCTTAATGCTGCCAGCATGGTTAGGCGCTGGAGCTGCACTGAAACATGTTATTGAGCAAGAAGGTAAACAATCGGTGCTTGATGAAATGTGGCAGCAATGGCCGTTCTTTAATACACGCATTGCGATGTTAGAGATGGTGTATGCCAAAGCTGACTTATGGCTGGCGGAGTATTATGACCACCGTTTAGTGGAAGAACGCTTATGGCCATTGGGTCAAAAACTGCGTGATCAGTTATCCGATGATATTAAAAGTGTGCTGGCGGTATCGAAAGATGAAGCGTTAATGGCGGATTTACCGTGGATTGCCGAATCTATCGCTCTGCGTAACGTATATACCGACCCACTTAACGTGTTGCAGGCTGAATTACTGCACCGTTCTCGCCAACAAGAGCACCCAGACCCACGTGTTGAACAAGCACTGATGGTGACCATTGCGGGTGTGGCGGCAGGGATGCGTAATACGGGTTAG
- a CDS encoding bifunctional aspartate kinase/homoserine dehydrogenase II, whose protein sequence is MSVLTAVEVAPCHRQLHKFGGSSLADAKCYQRVAAIMANYSQPGDLMVVSAAGSTTNQLINWLKLSQSDRISAHQAQQSLRRYQLDLIDSLLPEKKAEALSQLFIEDLERLSALLDQPINDATYAEVVGHGEIWSARLMSEVLAQTEMPSAWLDARLFLRAERAAQPQVDEIQSRYLLQQQLTQLPNRRIVVTGFISRNQQGETVLLGRNGSDYSATQVGALADVAKVTIWSDVAGVYSADPRKVKDACLLPLLRLDEASELARLAAPVLHTRTLQPVSVSNIDLQLRCSYQPEQGSTKIERVLASGAGAKIVTSHDDVCLIELRIATGRDFKQICKDVDLLLKRVQLRPLARGIHDDRALIQLCYTSEIVESALNVLEEAALPGSLSLREGFSLVALVGAGVCKKPLHSHRFYEELKGQPVEFIWHSEDAISLVAVLRTNQTEHLIQGMHQSLFRAEKRIGLVLFGKGNIGARWLELFAAEQHNISARSDFDFVLAGVVDSRRSLLNYQGIDPSRALAFFDDEAVEHEDDNLFLWMRSHPYDDLVVLDVTASEALAESYVDFASYGFHVISANKIAGAAQTEQYRQIRDAFSKTGRHWLYNATVGAGLPINYTVRDLKESGDGILAISGIFSGTLSWLFLQFDGSVPFSELVEQAWQQGLTEPDPRIDLSGQDVMRKLIILAREAGYDIEPDEVRVESLVPKQAQTGSLDEFFENSAIINEQMQQRLEAAQELGLVLRYVARFDAVKGKAKVGVEAVKPDHPLASLLPGDNVFAIESRWYRDNPLVIRGPGAGRDVTAGAIQSDLNRLSQLL, encoded by the coding sequence ATGAGTGTACTAACAGCGGTTGAGGTGGCTCCTTGTCACCGTCAGTTACATAAGTTTGGGGGAAGTAGTCTCGCGGATGCAAAGTGTTACCAGCGAGTCGCGGCTATTATGGCAAACTATAGCCAACCCGGTGATTTAATGGTGGTTTCCGCAGCTGGCAGTACAACTAATCAATTGATTAATTGGTTAAAGCTGAGCCAAAGTGATCGCATATCAGCCCATCAGGCACAGCAGTCTTTACGTCGTTATCAACTGGATTTAATTGATAGCCTTCTGCCTGAAAAAAAAGCGGAAGCATTGAGCCAGCTATTTATTGAAGATTTAGAACGTTTAAGCGCATTACTTGACCAACCTATTAATGATGCAACGTATGCCGAAGTTGTTGGCCATGGTGAAATTTGGTCGGCGCGTTTGATGTCAGAAGTATTAGCTCAAACCGAGATGCCAAGTGCATGGTTGGATGCGCGTTTATTTTTACGTGCAGAGCGTGCTGCACAGCCACAAGTTGATGAAATACAGTCACGTTATTTGTTACAGCAACAGTTAACGCAATTGCCTAATCGCCGTATTGTTGTGACTGGGTTTATCTCACGTAATCAACAAGGCGAAACTGTTCTATTGGGGCGTAATGGGAGTGACTACTCCGCGACCCAAGTGGGTGCACTGGCAGATGTGGCGAAAGTAACCATTTGGAGTGACGTTGCTGGGGTATACAGTGCAGACCCCCGCAAAGTGAAAGATGCGTGTTTGCTGCCTTTATTACGTCTTGATGAAGCAAGTGAACTCGCGCGACTTGCAGCACCTGTTCTGCATACGCGCACGTTACAGCCTGTATCGGTGAGTAATATCGACTTGCAACTCAGATGCAGTTACCAGCCAGAACAAGGTTCCACAAAAATTGAGCGTGTTTTGGCGTCTGGCGCAGGGGCAAAAATTGTCACCAGTCATGATGATGTTTGCTTAATTGAGCTACGTATTGCAACCGGTCGTGATTTCAAACAAATCTGCAAAGATGTAGATTTATTGCTCAAACGTGTTCAGTTACGCCCACTTGCACGGGGAATTCATGATGACCGTGCGCTAATTCAGCTTTGTTATACCTCTGAAATTGTTGAAAGTGCGCTAAATGTTCTTGAAGAAGCGGCTTTACCGGGGTCGTTATCCTTACGGGAAGGTTTTTCTTTAGTCGCTTTAGTTGGTGCGGGTGTGTGTAAAAAGCCGCTACATAGCCACCGTTTCTATGAAGAGCTTAAAGGCCAACCGGTCGAATTTATTTGGCACTCAGAAGATGCTATCAGTCTAGTTGCTGTGCTGCGAACTAATCAAACTGAACACCTGATACAAGGCATGCACCAAAGCTTGTTCCGCGCCGAAAAGCGTATTGGCTTAGTGTTGTTTGGTAAAGGGAATATTGGGGCTCGCTGGTTAGAACTTTTTGCCGCAGAACAACACAATATCTCCGCTCGCAGTGACTTTGATTTTGTGTTGGCAGGAGTGGTGGATAGCCGCCGTAGTTTATTGAATTATCAAGGTATCGACCCAAGTCGTGCATTAGCGTTCTTCGATGATGAAGCCGTCGAACATGAAGATGATAACTTGTTCCTGTGGATGCGTTCCCATCCTTATGATGACTTAGTGGTTCTCGATGTCACTGCTAGTGAAGCATTGGCGGAGAGCTATGTGGATTTCGCCAGTTACGGTTTCCATGTGATCAGCGCCAACAAAATCGCTGGGGCGGCACAAACAGAGCAATATCGCCAAATTCGCGATGCCTTTTCAAAAACAGGCCGTCACTGGTTGTATAACGCAACGGTGGGGGCAGGGTTACCCATCAACTACACCGTGCGTGATTTAAAAGAAAGCGGTGATGGAATATTAGCAATTAGCGGTATTTTTTCGGGCACATTGTCTTGGTTATTTTTGCAGTTTGATGGCTCTGTACCCTTTAGCGAACTTGTCGAGCAGGCATGGCAGCAGGGCTTAACGGAGCCCGACCCGCGCATTGACCTTTCAGGGCAAGATGTAATGCGTAAGCTGATTATTCTAGCGCGTGAGGCCGGTTATGATATCGAGCCAGATGAAGTGCGTGTTGAATCATTAGTGCCGAAACAAGCGCAGACAGGCTCTTTAGATGAGTTTTTCGAAAATAGTGCAATCATCAATGAGCAAATGCAGCAACGCTTAGAAGCGGCGCAAGAGCTCGGGTTAGTGCTGCGTTATGTTGCGCGGTTTGATGCGGTGAAAGGGAAAGCGAAAGTGGGCGTGGAGGCGGTAAAACCCGACCACCCATTGGCCTCATTATTACCGGGGGATAACGTCTTTGCTATCGAAAGTCGCTGGTACCGTGATAACCCATTAGTGATCCGTGGCCCAGGGGCTGGACGCGATGTCACCGCTGGGGCAATTCAGTCGGATTTAAACCGACTTTCCCAATTGTTGTAG
- the metB gene encoding cystathionine gamma-synthase: protein MTYKPSTIAIHNGLNEDQQFGCVVPPIYLSSTYNFTDFNEPRAHDYSRRGNPGRDIVQKTLAQLEGGSGAVMTNSGMSALHLMCTVFLRPGDLLVAPHDCYGGSYRLFNSQHERGAYQVQFVDQSDETALKAALAKKPKLVLIETPSNPLLRIFDIQQIAQLAHEAGALVVVDNTFLSPILQLPISFGADFVVHSCTKYLNGHSDIVAGVVIAKEEKWAIELAWWANNIGVTGGAFDSYLLLRGIRTLSPRILQQQQNAHEIVKYLKAQPLVKKLYYPALEDHPGHEIALKQQKGFGAMLSFEFAGDETHLRHFLCALKLFTLAESLGGVETLISHTATMTHAGMSAQARFEAGITDSLLRISVGIEDAQDLIADLDQAFKVAAQR, encoded by the coding sequence ATGACTTACAAGCCGTCAACCATCGCAATTCATAATGGATTAAATGAAGACCAACAATTTGGTTGCGTAGTGCCTCCCATTTATTTATCCAGCACCTATAATTTTACGGACTTTAATGAGCCTCGCGCCCATGATTATTCACGTCGTGGTAATCCAGGTCGTGATATTGTGCAAAAAACATTAGCGCAACTGGAAGGCGGCAGCGGGGCGGTGATGACAAACAGTGGTATGTCGGCGCTTCACCTAATGTGTACCGTGTTTTTACGCCCAGGGGATTTATTAGTCGCCCCTCATGATTGTTATGGTGGTAGTTATCGTTTATTTAATAGTCAACATGAGCGAGGAGCATACCAAGTTCAGTTTGTTGATCAAAGTGATGAAACAGCGTTAAAAGCGGCATTGGCCAAAAAACCAAAATTAGTCCTTATTGAAACGCCAAGTAACCCGTTATTAAGAATTTTTGATATCCAGCAAATTGCTCAATTAGCCCATGAAGCGGGTGCATTAGTTGTGGTGGATAACACGTTTTTGAGCCCCATACTTCAACTACCTATTTCATTCGGTGCCGATTTTGTCGTGCATTCGTGCACAAAATACCTTAATGGCCACTCAGATATTGTGGCAGGCGTGGTGATTGCAAAAGAAGAGAAATGGGCAATAGAATTAGCCTGGTGGGCCAATAATATTGGTGTAACAGGCGGGGCGTTTGATAGCTATTTATTATTAAGGGGCATTCGAACCTTGTCCCCGCGTATTTTACAGCAGCAACAAAATGCGCATGAAATCGTAAAATATCTTAAAGCTCAGCCTTTGGTCAAAAAATTGTATTATCCTGCATTGGAAGATCATCCAGGCCACGAGATTGCACTCAAACAACAAAAAGGGTTTGGGGCGATGTTAAGTTTTGAATTTGCAGGTGATGAGACACATTTACGCCATTTCTTGTGTGCACTTAAGCTGTTTACATTAGCGGAATCATTGGGTGGGGTCGAAACATTGATTTCACATACAGCAACAATGACCCATGCGGGAATGTCAGCACAGGCGCGTTTCGAGGCTGGCATTACAGACAGTTTATTGCGTATTTCAGTCGGGATTGAAGATGCGCAGGATTTAATTGCAGATTTAGACCAAGCATTTAAGGTTGCGGCACAACGTTAG
- the metJ gene encoding met regulon transcriptional regulator MetJ, with amino-acid sequence MAEWNGEYVSPYAEHGKKSEQVKKITVSIPLKVLKILTDERTRRQINNLRHATNSELLCEAFLHAFTGQPLPNDEDLRKERNDEIPEAAKEIMRELGIDPETWEY; translated from the coding sequence ATGGCTGAATGGAATGGTGAATATGTCAGTCCGTATGCTGAACATGGCAAAAAGAGTGAGCAAGTAAAAAAAATTACAGTATCTATTCCGTTAAAGGTACTCAAAATTTTAACTGATGAACGTACTCGCCGTCAGATTAATAACTTACGTCATGCCACTAACAGTGAATTACTGTGTGAAGCATTTTTACATGCGTTCACCGGCCAACCACTGCCAAATGATGAAGATCTGCGTAAAGAGCGCAATGACGAGATCCCTGAAGCCGCAAAAGAAATTATGCGCGAATTGGGTATCGACCCAGAAACGTGGGAATATTAG
- a CDS encoding outer membrane protein, with translation MKKIIVVSLLSLISSMAMASGSGFYVSGKMGTSIIKLSDQKWSGEDGTDGGGSKTKGVFGGGIALGYDLYDATSLPLRTELDITLRGKASSKHNLSTVHGNNGNGSTFTSREDGKNDITLNTFMINTYYDFKNQTNFTPYVSVGLGLASVKHKAQFSSSEVNSGGGSEYNASSKSKTNSNFAWSLGLGSQYAINDNLSLDLSYRFLDAGKSDVSYNDDGDTLKSKVKVRSNDVMFGVLYRF, from the coding sequence ATGAAAAAAATAATTGTCGTGTCTCTTCTGAGTTTAATTTCAAGTATGGCGATGGCATCGGGCAGCGGTTTTTACGTTTCCGGTAAGATGGGAACCTCCATCATCAAACTGTCTGACCAAAAATGGTCTGGTGAAGATGGCACCGATGGCGGGGGCAGTAAAACAAAAGGCGTATTTGGTGGTGGTATTGCTCTTGGTTATGACCTGTATGATGCAACCTCTTTACCTCTACGTACCGAATTAGATATTACACTGCGTGGTAAAGCCTCATCTAAGCATAATTTGAGCACAGTACATGGTAACAATGGTAATGGCAGTACGTTTACTTCTCGTGAAGACGGCAAAAATGATATTACATTAAATACCTTTATGATTAACACATATTACGATTTTAAAAACCAAACTAATTTCACACCGTATGTGTCTGTGGGTTTAGGTTTAGCAAGTGTTAAACATAAAGCTCAATTTAGTTCCTCTGAAGTTAATTCAGGTGGCGGCAGTGAATACAATGCATCCTCGAAATCAAAAACCAACAGCAATTTTGCTTGGAGTTTAGGTTTAGGTTCGCAATATGCGATTAATGATAACCTTTCATTGGACTTAAGCTATCGCTTCTTAGATGCAGGCAAATCTGATGTCAGTTATAACGATGATGGCGATACGCTCAAGTCTAAAGTAAAAGTCCGTAGTAATGACGTCATGTTTGGCGTACTTTACCGTTTCTAA
- the rpmE gene encoding 50S ribosomal protein L31 produces MKKGIHPKYEEVTATCSCGNVMKINSTAGHSLNLDVCGNCHPFYTGKQRDVATGGRVDRFNQRFSIPGSKK; encoded by the coding sequence ATGAAAAAAGGTATTCACCCTAAATACGAAGAAGTTACTGCAACTTGTTCTTGCGGTAATGTAATGAAAATTAATTCAACTGCTGGTCACTCGCTGAATCTGGACGTTTGTGGTAACTGCCACCCGTTCTATACTGGTAAACAGCGTGATGTTGCGACTGGTGGTCGTGTTGATCGCTTCAACCAACGTTTCAGCATCCCAGGTTCTAAGAAATAA
- the priA gene encoding primosomal protein N' has translation MIVVQVALPVPLNRTFDYRLPDNMPLPVVGSRVMVPFGKRQALGIVVKHSDKSEFAEDQLKTIELVLDTQTLFPDDVWQLLLWSSQYYHYPIGEVLFHALPTLLRQGKAAEFTPIWQWQATEAGIAADLNEFKRSPKQQQALALLKRRAVYRHQVSELEISESALQSLKKKDYIELHPVQPSAEKWQPTFEVCGERLRLNSEQATAVGAIRAQDDEFSPWLLAGITGSGKTEVYLSVLENVLAQGKQALVLVPEIGLTPQTINRFRERFNAPVDVLHSALNDSERLAVWLRAKLGQTAIIIGTRSALFTPFANLGIIIIDEEHDSSYKQQDGWRYHARDLAVFRAKKNNIPIVMGTATPSLETLLNVKQQKYRQLNLTIRAGNARPATQHLIDLKGQPLKFGLSHILIQHIKEHLAQNNQVILFLNRRGYSPALICHECGWIAECQRCDHYYTLHQNFHQLRCHHCDSQRPVPRQCPQCGSTHLVPVGMGTEQLEEGISELFPDTPVTRIDRDTTSRKGELEQHLNQVHEGGARILIGTQMLAKGHHFPDVTLVALLDVDGALFSSDFRAAERFAQLYVQVSGRAGRAGKQGEVFLQTHHPEHPLLLTLLESGYDAFTQEAMEERHVAMLPPYTNHILIRSEDHNNQDSRQFLQNVRQYITEHPQSDAKLWILGPSPSIQAKRGGRFRWQLLLQHPSRPYLQHFMAQLLPEILKQPESRKVKWNVDVDPTDG, from the coding sequence ATGATCGTCGTTCAGGTGGCTTTACCTGTTCCTTTGAACCGCACTTTTGATTATCGACTGCCAGATAACATGCCGCTTCCTGTTGTGGGAAGCCGCGTAATGGTGCCGTTTGGTAAACGCCAAGCCCTTGGGATCGTGGTCAAACATAGTGATAAAAGCGAATTTGCAGAAGACCAGCTTAAAACCATCGAGCTGGTGCTCGACACGCAAACGCTGTTTCCTGATGATGTGTGGCAACTCTTATTATGGTCTTCTCAATATTACCATTACCCGATAGGCGAAGTGCTCTTCCATGCCTTACCGACTTTACTGCGCCAAGGAAAAGCGGCTGAGTTTACACCAATCTGGCAATGGCAAGCGACTGAAGCGGGGATCGCAGCCGATCTCAATGAATTTAAGCGATCGCCCAAACAGCAACAAGCGTTAGCGTTGCTCAAGCGCCGCGCAGTTTATCGCCATCAAGTCAGTGAGCTTGAAATCAGTGAAAGCGCCCTGCAATCCCTTAAAAAGAAAGATTATATCGAGTTGCACCCTGTACAACCAAGTGCCGAAAAATGGCAGCCAACTTTTGAAGTGTGTGGTGAACGGTTACGTCTGAATAGCGAACAAGCCACGGCTGTCGGGGCAATACGTGCTCAAGACGATGAGTTTTCACCTTGGCTACTGGCGGGGATCACTGGCTCAGGGAAAACGGAAGTCTATTTGAGCGTGCTCGAAAATGTGCTGGCACAAGGAAAACAAGCGCTTGTTTTGGTACCTGAAATTGGTTTAACGCCACAAACCATTAACCGCTTCCGCGAACGGTTTAACGCCCCTGTGGATGTGTTGCATTCTGCACTTAATGACAGCGAGCGTTTAGCGGTCTGGTTGCGTGCAAAACTCGGTCAAACTGCAATTATTATCGGTACGCGCTCCGCCCTTTTTACGCCATTTGCCAACCTTGGCATTATTATTATCGATGAAGAGCACGACAGTTCGTATAAACAGCAAGATGGCTGGCGTTACCACGCACGGGACTTAGCCGTTTTTCGCGCGAAAAAAAATAACATCCCCATAGTGATGGGTACCGCAACCCCTTCACTCGAAACCTTGCTCAATGTGAAGCAGCAAAAATACCGCCAACTTAACCTGACCATTCGAGCGGGGAATGCACGCCCCGCTACACAGCATTTAATTGATTTAAAAGGCCAACCCCTGAAATTTGGCCTTTCACACATACTTATCCAGCACATCAAAGAGCATCTAGCACAAAATAATCAGGTGATTTTGTTTTTAAATCGCCGTGGTTATTCCCCCGCTTTGATTTGCCATGAATGCGGCTGGATTGCCGAGTGCCAACGCTGCGACCACTACTATACGTTACACCAAAACTTCCACCAGCTACGCTGCCACCACTGTGATAGCCAGCGCCCAGTGCCTCGGCAATGCCCACAATGTGGTTCAACACATTTAGTCCCTGTTGGGATGGGAACGGAACAGCTTGAAGAAGGCATATCCGAGCTGTTCCCAGATACCCCTGTCACACGTATTGACCGTGACACAACCAGCCGCAAAGGGGAGCTTGAGCAGCACTTAAACCAAGTACATGAAGGCGGCGCGCGTATTTTAATTGGCACACAAATGTTAGCAAAAGGGCACCATTTCCCCGATGTCACCTTAGTGGCATTACTGGATGTTGATGGTGCGTTGTTTTCCAGTGATTTTCGCGCCGCGGAGCGCTTTGCTCAGCTGTATGTACAGGTTTCAGGGCGCGCAGGGCGAGCAGGCAAGCAAGGGGAAGTCTTTTTACAAACGCACCACCCCGAGCACCCTTTACTGCTGACGTTATTGGAAAGTGGTTATGATGCGTTTACTCAAGAAGCAATGGAAGAGCGCCATGTAGCAATGCTCCCGCCTTACACCAACCATATTTTGATCCGCTCTGAAGATCACAACAACCAAGACTCGCGGCAATTCTTACAAAATGTCCGTCAGTACATCACTGAGCATCCACAAAGTGATGCAAAACTGTGGATTTTAGGGCCATCTCCGTCAATTCAAGCAAAACGGGGCGGTCGTTTCCGCTGGCAACTCCTGTTACAGCACCCATCACGTCCTTATTTACAACACTTTATGGCGCAATTATTACCTGAAATTCTCAAACAGCCAGAAAGCCGCAAAGTAAAATGGAATGTGGATGTCGACCCAACGGATGGCTAA
- the cytR gene encoding DNA-binding transcriptional regulator CytR, which translates to MESKKHNNTATMKDVASAAGVSTATVSRTLMNPEKVSLQTRQKVEQAVMDVGYYPHNLARSYKRNESKTILVLVPNIRDPFFSDVVCGIEEIAAQEGYFVLIGDCKHQEKQENAFINLIITKQIDGMVLLGSNIPFDISTEEQKNLPPIVMANEFAPELKLPTVHIDNLTAAFNATHYLQKQGHKLIACIAGPSHMPLSQYRLEGYKKAMLRTGEKLREEYIIRGDFTHEGGAEAVKSLLSLPEPPTAIFCQSDIMAIGAMWQAKKMGLTLPDDLSFVGFDNLEQAKYTLPALTTVNQPRAEIGHHAMQLLLEQIHGNNVTPGSRLLDSDLIIRESTKAPKS; encoded by the coding sequence GTGGAAAGTAAAAAACACAATAACACGGCAACAATGAAAGATGTTGCTAGTGCCGCGGGCGTTTCGACAGCGACGGTCTCCAGAACATTAATGAACCCTGAAAAGGTCTCCCTACAGACCCGCCAAAAAGTCGAACAAGCGGTTATGGATGTTGGCTACTATCCTCACAACCTAGCAAGAAGCTATAAACGTAATGAATCAAAAACGATTCTTGTGCTCGTTCCAAATATTCGTGACCCATTTTTTAGTGATGTGGTCTGTGGCATTGAAGAAATTGCCGCGCAAGAAGGTTACTTTGTGTTGATTGGTGATTGTAAGCACCAAGAGAAACAAGAGAATGCCTTTATTAACCTGATTATTACCAAACAAATCGATGGCATGGTGTTGCTCGGTTCTAATATCCCATTCGATATTTCAACGGAAGAACAAAAAAACCTACCACCGATTGTGATGGCGAATGAATTTGCCCCTGAATTAAAACTGCCTACGGTGCATATCGACAACTTAACCGCGGCATTTAATGCGACTCATTACCTGCAAAAACAAGGCCACAAGCTGATAGCCTGTATTGCTGGGCCATCACATATGCCACTGAGCCAATACCGTTTAGAAGGCTACAAAAAAGCGATGCTAAGAACAGGGGAAAAACTGCGGGAAGAATATATTATTCGTGGTGATTTTACCCATGAGGGCGGCGCAGAAGCGGTGAAGTCTCTGCTATCACTCCCTGAGCCACCCACTGCGATTTTTTGCCAAAGTGATATCATGGCGATTGGCGCAATGTGGCAAGCCAAAAAAATGGGCTTAACTCTACCGGATGATTTATCGTTTGTCGGCTTTGATAATCTAGAACAAGCAAAATATACATTGCCTGCATTAACCACAGTGAACCAACCTCGCGCAGAAATTGGTCATCATGCAATGCAATTATTGCTCGAACAGATCCATGGCAACAACGTAACACCGGGTTCGCGTCTCCTAGATTCTGATTTAATCATCAGAGAGAGCACAAAAGCGCCTAAAAGCTAG